The Maridesulfovibrio salexigens DSM 2638 region TTAAAGACCGGAGCTGCTGAATCTGCAATATGAAACTCTTCCCCTGACCGGGAGATAAGTGCGGTATGGTTTGACAGCCCGACAACACCTTTCGTCTTCAAAACCGTATCCACAGGACTCGCGCAAGGATGTCTGGTAACCGAATTGACTATTTTAAAGACCTCTGCAAGAGGCCGTCCCTCAGCCTCATCAATGGACCAGCCTGTCAGTTGGCGCGCTACCGGATTCATGCGGGTTACCTTTCCATTGCAATCAGTTGCGATAACTGCATCTCCAATTGAATTAAATATGGTCTGTATTTCAGTTTCACTCTCGCGAGCCAGTTTTTCGGAACGCACAACCCGATCATAAAGAAAGGAAACAACCGCTCCACCAACAAAAATAAAACAGACCAGCATACCCCGCATATATATTTCATGCATATTATCAAATGGCAGCAGGTAGTAATCAAACGGGCGCCCCGCTTGGTTAAACCACGTAAAGTCGAAATAAGAATCTATTACCCACAGCATAGCTGCTACAAACCCGAAAGTAAGCAGCATCTTAGTGCCTGCATATCTGTAACCGTTCATAAACTCACCCCGATTCGACTCCATCAAGACCTGCAACAAACTGACAAGAAGAGACTAACAATAACCCATACTATTCTTTTTTTCAGCAACAAAAAAGGCGGAAGCAACTGCTTCCGCCTCTTGGAATACTACGTAATAAAAACTAAGATTTTAAGCACTTACTCAAGAAAGAGCTTCATCAGGAGTAACTACATCAATTCCGAAAGCTTCTCCTACTGCTGCATAAGTCAGCTTACCCTTCATGGTATTAAGGCCGAGCTTGAGAGATTTATTTTCACGCAACGCATCAAGGCCCTTATCAGCAAGCTGCAACGCATAAGGCAGGGTCTGGTTTACAAGTGCAAAAGTAGATGTTCGGGGAACCGCTCCGGGCATATTGGCTACACCGTAATGCACCACACCATCCACAACATAAGTCGGATCACTGTGGGTGGTAGGCTTGATTGTTTCTACACAGCCGCCCTGATCAACTGCAACATCGACAATCACGGAACCTTCCTTCATAGTGGCAAGCATGCCTTTGGTAACCAGATTAGGTGCCTTAGCTCCCGGAATAAGAACCGCGCCGATGATCAGGTCGGCCTCGGCTACTGCTGCGCGGATGTTGGGTTCAGTGGATGTCATGGTAGTCACCCGGCCATTGAAAATATCATCCAGATACTGGAGGCGTGCATGGTTGACGTCGAAAATTGTAACTTTCGCACCCATACCTGCGGCAATTTTGGCCGCGTTGGTTCCGACCACACCACCACCGAGAACCATTACCTTTGCAGGAGCAACACCGGGAACACCGCCCACAAGGATACCACGTCCGCCCTTGGGCTTTTCAAGATGCAGTGCGCCTTCCTGAGCGGCCATGCGTCCGGCAACTTCGCTCATGGGTGTAAGCAGCGGCAGGGAACCGTCGGGAAGCTGTACGGTTTCATAAGCAACACCGGTGGTCCCTGATTCAAGAAGCACTTTTGTCAAAGGTTCATCCGCAGCAAGATGCAGATAAGTAAACAGCAGGAGATCTTCGCGAAGATATTTGTATTCAGAAGCTATGGGTTCCTTGACCTTGATAACCATTTCAGCGGCCCATGCGTCATCGACAGAACCCATCTTGGCACCGCAAGAAACATATTCTTCATCAGAAAGCCCGGAACCGAGCCCGGCTCCTTTTTCAACTACAACGGAATGACCGCGCCGAACGAGTGTTTCAACCGCACCGGGGGTCATAGAGACCCTGTTCTCCATAGTTTTAATCTCTTTGGGGATACCAATCAGCATGTCATCAACTCCTGCTGCTAAAAGTTGTAGATTTAAAATTATGCAACAATCTAACGCAACAGTAACTTTTTTAGCAACGTATAATTTCGAATAAAGTACAGAATATTTTTGAACACAAAGACTTTTTTTCTACTTTGAGATACTTTAGAGGAACATAACACTCACTCAACCCGTTGACCGTAAAGGATTCAATAAAATGCCTGTTTGCCCACACAATATACCAACAATTCTCATAGTGGATGATGAACCTTTCAATCTCGAATTTCTTGAATTGGTGCTGAAACAACAGGGCTACAACATCATTACTGCTAACAGCGGTCGTAAAGGAAGAATGCTGGCAGAACAGGAACAACCCGACCTGATACTGCTGGACATCATGATGCCCGGAGAAAACGGATTTGAATGTGCAACAGTGCTACGCCTGTCCCCGGAAACTTCTGAGATCCCCATTCTTTTTCTAAGCGCCCTTGACGATGACGCCAACACATCCAAGGGTTTTGACGCCGGAGCAGTAGATTTCATTGCCAAACCGTTTGCTTATAAGGAAGTAATTCAAAGGATCAGGCTGCATTTGAAGCTGATGTCTTGCGATAGACAACTAAAAGCGGAGCGTCCTGCTGTCTCCAGAGAAAAACCGCTTGAAGCAGAT contains the following coding sequences:
- the ald gene encoding alanine dehydrogenase gives rise to the protein MLIGIPKEIKTMENRVSMTPGAVETLVRRGHSVVVEKGAGLGSGLSDEEYVSCGAKMGSVDDAWAAEMVIKVKEPIASEYKYLREDLLLFTYLHLAADEPLTKVLLESGTTGVAYETVQLPDGSLPLLTPMSEVAGRMAAQEGALHLEKPKGGRGILVGGVPGVAPAKVMVLGGGVVGTNAAKIAAGMGAKVTIFDVNHARLQYLDDIFNGRVTTMTSTEPNIRAAVAEADLIIGAVLIPGAKAPNLVTKGMLATMKEGSVIVDVAVDQGGCVETIKPTTHSDPTYVVDGVVHYGVANMPGAVPRTSTFALVNQTLPYALQLADKGLDALRENKSLKLGLNTMKGKLTYAAVGEAFGIDVVTPDEALS